The following are encoded together in the Streptomyces rapamycinicus NRRL 5491 genome:
- a CDS encoding vWA domain-containing protein, which yields MSGNQNYINHVALVLDASSSMSHLSRKVVEVADQQIEYLARRSKELDQETRVTVYVFADKVECVIYDKDVLRMPSLKQLYRVGGMTALLAATLKSQRELAQTAQLYGDHSFLTFVLTDGQENASHRCPDAPTKNQRELVQAVAKMMATQEDNWTLAVLVPDQMGKREAMQCGFPKDNIAIWDATSTQGLEEAGQVIQQATENFMVGRAQGIRGSRAVFSTGAEAVNKDTIKAAGLTPVNPSEYQLIPVAREAAIREWVIECGHSYRTGCAFYQLSKSEKIQARKQIAVLEKKTDRVYTGPEARSLLGLPDTEVRVNPDRNDDFTIFVQSTSVNRKLVPHTRLLLMI from the coding sequence ATGTCCGGAAACCAGAACTACATCAATCACGTCGCTCTTGTGCTGGATGCCAGTTCGTCCATGTCACATCTGAGCCGCAAGGTCGTCGAAGTCGCCGACCAGCAGATTGAGTATCTGGCTCGCCGATCGAAGGAACTGGACCAGGAAACCCGCGTCACGGTGTACGTCTTCGCCGACAAGGTGGAGTGCGTCATCTACGACAAGGACGTGCTGCGGATGCCGTCCCTGAAGCAGCTTTACCGGGTCGGTGGAATGACGGCTCTGCTTGCGGCCACACTGAAGTCGCAGCGGGAGCTGGCGCAGACAGCCCAGCTGTACGGCGACCACAGCTTCCTGACGTTCGTGCTGACGGACGGCCAGGAGAACGCGAGTCATCGCTGCCCGGATGCCCCTACCAAGAACCAGCGTGAACTCGTGCAGGCCGTGGCCAAGATGATGGCGACACAGGAGGACAACTGGACACTGGCCGTCCTTGTGCCGGACCAGATGGGCAAGCGCGAGGCCATGCAGTGCGGTTTCCCGAAGGACAACATCGCCATCTGGGACGCCACGAGCACACAGGGCCTGGAGGAGGCAGGGCAGGTCATCCAGCAGGCCACCGAGAACTTTATGGTGGGCCGGGCACAAGGCATCCGGGGATCGCGGGCGGTTTTCTCCACGGGCGCGGAGGCGGTCAACAAGGACACCATCAAGGCAGCCGGCCTCACTCCGGTGAATCCGTCGGAATACCAGCTGATTCCGGTGGCTCGCGAGGCCGCGATCCGGGAATGGGTCATCGAATGCGGGCACAGCTACCGTACCGGCTGTGCGTTCTATCAGCTGAGCAAATCGGAGAAAATCCAGGCGCGGAAGCAGATCGCGGTGCTGGAGAAGAAGACGGACCGGGTTTACACGGGACCGGAGGCCCGATCCCTGCTCGGCCTGCCGGATACGGAAGTTCGCGTCAATCCGGACCGCAACGACGACTTCACGATATTCGTGCAGAGCACCAGCGTGAACCGGAAGCTGGTACCGCACACACGGCTGCTGCTCATGATCTGA
- a CDS encoding nuclear transport factor 2 family protein, whose protein sequence is MSTSIGTPADPTSSYRAIENLIARYAELVDDGDFAGLGTLLAEATFTGTGESVSGREAIEKMFKDTLIVYADGTPRTHHVTTNVAIEVDEQASTAVSRSYVTVFQALPDLPLQPIAAGRYHDRFECRDERWRFVERRVRINLIGDVSHHAHQAAARR, encoded by the coding sequence ATGTCCACATCCATCGGCACGCCCGCCGATCCGACGTCGAGCTACCGAGCCATCGAGAACTTGATCGCACGCTACGCCGAACTCGTGGACGACGGCGATTTCGCGGGACTCGGCACACTTCTCGCCGAAGCCACCTTCACGGGCACTGGCGAGTCGGTCAGCGGGCGCGAGGCGATCGAGAAGATGTTCAAGGACACGTTGATCGTCTACGCAGACGGCACGCCGCGAACCCACCATGTCACCACCAACGTTGCCATCGAGGTCGATGAACAGGCGAGCACGGCGGTCTCGCGTTCGTACGTCACCGTGTTCCAGGCACTGCCCGACCTGCCGCTGCAACCCATCGCCGCCGGTCGGTACCACGACCGCTTCGAGTGCCGTGATGAGCGGTGGCGCTTCGTGGAGCGACGGGTCCGCATCAACCTGATCGGCGACGTGAGTCACCACGCGCACCAGGCTGCCGCACGGCGGTAG
- a CDS encoding sugar-binding domain-containing protein yields the protein MSYPHLDAAGHPRPQLVRDPDWRDLGGPWRFAHDDEDRGRADRWMDPAASAPFTGTVTVPYPPESAASGVADTGFHPVLWYRRTIDVPRPAAGRRLLLHFGAVDHRAEVWLNGRPVGRHEGGHTGFTCDLTDAVGRDGEQTIVVRAEDQPLDAAQPRGKQDWRRDPHVIWYHRTSGIWQPVWLEEVPAEHITLLHWTPEVVHARVRCRLRLARWPRRPRTVTVRLTRGERVLAEQRTLLESQETEFDVAVPALRHGQDLDDLLWSPERPQLVDAVVELRDAADDTPVDRAASYLGLRDIGWDDGLFLLNHKPYFLRFALQQGYWPASHLSASAGELRRDVELAKETGLNGLRVHQKIEDPRFLYWADRLGLLLWEEMPSAYAFGALTVERVVAEWTEAVSRDLSHPSIVAWVPINESWSVPNPALVPAQRHFMDALYHLTKALDPSRPAVSNDGWEISAADIWGVHDYTQHGDVLRERYGHASLRRGEIAEQWPGAKRLTLEGVRHQGQPVVLSEFGGATFEPAEGAEWFGYDTVATKEDFAERLAGLVAAAVDSGLAGFCYTQFTDTEQETNGLLTPDRRPKIPLTELREILTRTRV from the coding sequence ATGTCCTACCCGCACCTGGACGCCGCAGGTCATCCGAGGCCGCAACTGGTCCGCGATCCCGACTGGCGCGACCTCGGCGGTCCATGGCGGTTCGCCCACGACGACGAGGACCGCGGCCGCGCCGACCGGTGGATGGACCCGGCGGCCTCCGCACCGTTCACCGGCACCGTCACCGTGCCCTATCCGCCCGAGTCCGCGGCCTCGGGTGTGGCGGACACCGGCTTCCACCCCGTGCTCTGGTACCGGCGCACGATCGACGTGCCCCGGCCGGCCGCCGGGCGGCGGCTCCTGCTGCACTTCGGTGCGGTCGACCACCGGGCCGAGGTCTGGCTGAACGGCCGCCCGGTGGGACGGCACGAGGGCGGGCACACCGGCTTCACCTGCGATCTGACCGACGCCGTCGGCCGGGACGGCGAGCAGACGATCGTCGTCCGCGCCGAGGACCAGCCGCTCGACGCCGCGCAGCCCCGCGGCAAGCAGGACTGGCGCCGGGATCCGCATGTCATCTGGTACCACCGCACCTCCGGGATCTGGCAGCCGGTGTGGCTGGAAGAGGTCCCGGCCGAGCACATCACGCTCCTGCACTGGACCCCCGAGGTCGTCCACGCCCGCGTCCGCTGCCGGCTGCGGCTGGCCCGCTGGCCGCGACGGCCCCGCACCGTGACGGTCCGTCTCACGCGGGGCGAGCGGGTGCTCGCCGAGCAGCGGACGCTGCTCGAGAGCCAGGAGACGGAGTTCGACGTCGCGGTGCCCGCCCTGCGCCACGGGCAGGATCTCGACGATCTGCTCTGGAGTCCGGAGCGACCCCAACTTGTCGACGCGGTCGTGGAGTTGCGCGACGCGGCCGATGACACACCGGTCGACCGCGCGGCGTCCTACCTCGGTCTGCGCGACATCGGCTGGGACGACGGCCTCTTCCTCCTCAACCACAAGCCGTACTTCCTCCGGTTCGCGCTCCAGCAGGGCTACTGGCCCGCTTCGCACCTGTCGGCCTCGGCCGGCGAATTGCGCCGCGACGTCGAACTGGCGAAGGAGACCGGCCTCAACGGGCTGCGCGTCCACCAGAAGATCGAGGATCCGCGCTTCCTGTACTGGGCCGACCGGCTCGGGCTGCTGCTGTGGGAGGAGATGCCGTCGGCGTACGCGTTCGGCGCGCTGACCGTGGAGCGCGTGGTCGCCGAGTGGACCGAAGCCGTCTCCCGCGACCTCAGCCACCCCTCGATCGTCGCCTGGGTCCCGATCAACGAGTCCTGGTCCGTGCCGAACCCGGCGCTCGTCCCCGCACAGCGCCACTTCATGGACGCCCTCTACCACCTGACCAAGGCCCTGGATCCCTCGCGGCCGGCCGTCTCCAACGACGGCTGGGAGATCTCCGCCGCGGACATCTGGGGCGTGCACGACTACACCCAGCACGGGGACGTACTGCGCGAGCGCTACGGCCATGCCTCGCTGCGGCGGGGCGAGATCGCCGAGCAGTGGCCCGGGGCCAAACGCCTGACCCTGGAGGGCGTCCGCCACCAGGGGCAGCCCGTCGTCCTCAGCGAGTTCGGCGGCGCGACCTTCGAACCGGCGGAGGGCGCCGAGTGGTTCGGCTACGACACCGTCGCCACGAAGGAGGACTTCGCCGAACGCCTCGCCGGCCTGGTGGCCGCCGCGGTGGACTCCGGGCTCGCGGGCTTCTGCTACACCCAGTTCACCGACACGGAACAGGAGACCAACGGCCTGCTCACACCGGACCGCCGGCCGAAGATCCCCCTGACCGAACTGCGCGAAATTCTCACCCGAACCCGGGTATAG
- a CDS encoding oxidoreductase, whose amino-acid sequence MDPTVAVVGPGAIGTTVAAALHEAGRTPRICGRTARDRLELRVDEGRVVVPGPVEIDPAHADGAVDLVFLAVKSTQVEAAAPWLTALCGADTVVCVLQNGVEQGSIVAPHLSGARAIPSVVWFPAQAQSDGSVWLRGEARLTLPDTPASRVVLEALRGTRCSVDLATDFKSVAWRKLLQNAAAGLMVLTGRRTGVFARADIAELSLAYLRECLEVARAEGAALSDEVPREIVDSFQAYPADMGTSILADREAGRPLEWNIRNGVVLRRGRAHGIPTPISDLVVPLLAAASDGPG is encoded by the coding sequence ATGGATCCAACCGTCGCAGTCGTGGGGCCGGGGGCGATCGGCACGACCGTGGCGGCGGCGCTGCATGAGGCCGGCCGTACCCCGCGGATCTGTGGCCGCACGGCGCGTGATCGCCTCGAACTGCGCGTGGACGAAGGTCGCGTCGTCGTGCCGGGGCCCGTGGAGATCGACCCGGCACACGCCGACGGAGCGGTCGACCTTGTCTTCCTTGCCGTCAAGTCGACGCAGGTCGAGGCGGCGGCACCATGGCTGACGGCATTGTGCGGTGCGGACACCGTTGTCTGTGTTCTGCAGAACGGCGTCGAGCAAGGATCGATTGTCGCGCCCCATCTGTCCGGCGCCCGGGCCATCCCCTCGGTCGTGTGGTTCCCCGCCCAAGCGCAGTCCGACGGTTCGGTGTGGTTGCGCGGCGAAGCACGCCTCACCCTGCCGGACACGCCGGCGTCTCGTGTGGTGCTCGAGGCGCTGCGCGGCACCCGGTGTTCGGTCGACCTGGCCACGGACTTCAAGTCCGTGGCGTGGCGCAAGCTGCTGCAGAACGCGGCCGCCGGATTGATGGTCCTCACGGGCCGCCGTACCGGCGTATTCGCCAGGGCCGATATCGCCGAGCTGTCCCTGGCCTATCTACGGGAGTGCCTCGAGGTTGCCCGAGCCGAGGGCGCGGCACTGAGCGACGAGGTGCCGCGGGAGATCGTTGACAGCTTCCAGGCCTACCCGGCCGATATGGGCACCTCCATCCTCGCGGACCGCGAGGCCGGCCGGCCGCTCGAATGGAACATCCGCAACGGTGTCGTGCTGCGCCGCGGACGGGCCCATGGCATCCCGACGCCGATCAGCGATCTGGTGGTGCCGCTCCTCGCGGCCGCCAGCGATGGACCCGGCTGA
- a CDS encoding SagB/ThcOx family dehydrogenase: MLTRRRSTRGFGSRPLSIAQVALMVWAAQGRTTGEHRTCPSAHALYPLTLTVVAGNVDGLAAGTYQYDAERDVLTLITAGDHRDRVAGTTLADHAWLRRAGAQLLLSGDLEAAARHFADQPPLGQRGARYVWLEAGHASQNIYLQATEAGLGAVLVAGFDDDRLLGLTPAVVPSGQHPLGLLGVGHPADGRS, encoded by the coding sequence TTGCTGACACGGCGACGCAGCACACGCGGCTTCGGGTCCCGGCCCCTGAGCATCGCCCAGGTCGCGCTCATGGTGTGGGCGGCGCAGGGGCGGACAACCGGTGAGCACCGCACATGCCCGTCGGCGCACGCGTTGTATCCACTGACACTCACGGTGGTCGCGGGCAACGTCGACGGTCTCGCCGCCGGGACTTACCAGTACGACGCCGAGCGCGATGTGCTGACTCTGATCACTGCCGGCGACCACCGCGACCGGGTCGCCGGCACCACCCTCGCCGACCACGCCTGGCTGCGTCGGGCGGGTGCACAGCTGCTGCTCAGTGGTGATCTGGAGGCCGCTGCGCGACATTTCGCCGATCAGCCGCCGCTGGGGCAGCGGGGTGCGCGCTATGTGTGGCTGGAGGCCGGGCATGCCAGCCAGAACATCTATCTCCAGGCCACTGAGGCGGGCCTGGGCGCCGTGCTCGTTGCCGGGTTCGACGACGACCGGCTCCTTGGACTCACCCCCGCCGTCGTCCCGTCCGGTCAGCACCCACTGGGGCTGCTCGGCGTCGGCCATCCAGCCGATGGGCGGAGTTGA
- a CDS encoding alpha-glucuronidase family glycosyl hydrolase, whose amino-acid sequence MARSEYEYSRRRVLQASALAFATVLSPWSTAASSAASAGIPDEDGYDLWLRYRPTTDPRRLEEYRKALAGLARQGEGDVMGNAEFELRRAVEGCTGSAPARVPADRASVVIGTVDESPVVRSQVSPDRLARIGGQGFVIEMTGAPGRRRRLVIGARSDRGVLAGVFHLIRLLRLERPLHRLSVLQKPHTALRMMNHWDNFDGSIERGYAGTSIFEWNKLPDISDRVVDYARSMASIGINASVLNNVNASADFITSGMLTRLRPLAALLHSWGISTWLSVNYASPMILTADDADPVTTADPADRRVQRWWRDKSAEIFKSLPGFGGFLVKANSEGQPGPLDYGRTHAEGANMLARAVAPHDGQIVWRSFVHEDFGDWAEYQYRVFAPLDGRFDDNVILQTKYGPIDFQIREPVHPLFGTMRHTNQMLELQLTQEYTGHEIHTTYLAPLWREVLTFPTRGPGTGPTVADILSDGDGRAPRAGIAGVSNFGNARDWTGHLLGAANTYAFGRMCWNPDADPRDLAAEWAAQTFGTDRAVTEVVADILTHSGRTYEDYTSPLGMGYLTDPGGDHLDPSPLGTLFQSHHSTAEGTGFDRTEATGSGFTGLYPRPWQKRYESTATCPDDLLLFMHWVPYDHRLRSGKTVIQHIYDTHFTGVDRVDRFLAEWREVSGDVDRKRHAAIEAGFEAQRKHATFWRDTVVGFFFDKSRVVDAQREWLQVALNGSRVLLGGRPNLLPVTVTNASARARDITVALRPPSAYWHTGPAERSAAGAATAEFELPVTPPLAGTVAALDLDVAPKLTRLDGRPPSLVVAPDGRRCLVALNAGPRNGTSAPGYDALTPDSAWSASVGHGWVGPAPSARDRGGEPLLRDHLWHNSSRVLRVALPAGKHTGYVLVGDTGATASPTRVSVDGATVATSPKQPSGTFTWLELPLDGGATGRTTDITFTGVGGPWRLSAFAITDPAAPAPSLVVLRTAADPVWWTGRANPVTVLVRNTGTEDRDVAARLVTPDGWSGTERTVTVAAGAERELTVTATPVATPGFATVEIRLTSGDEEIERGRSVSVVTTPHPGDAATAFDAGPPSSPLLTGYTRLSPEDGYTGDRGFGWVGNRPITRDRGNADDLRRDIVMQKGEPSVLRIPVPPGKHTVWVLTGDSLTDSGVTTVSEDGTVLGRSGDDSLPSRAFVWFSFGLDGGADGRTADLEITGSKLNGLWRIAALVVV is encoded by the coding sequence ATGGCGCGATCCGAGTACGAGTACAGTCGCCGCCGCGTGCTCCAGGCATCCGCTCTCGCCTTCGCCACGGTGCTGAGCCCATGGAGCACGGCAGCCAGCTCCGCCGCGTCGGCAGGCATCCCCGATGAGGACGGCTACGACCTATGGCTGCGCTACCGCCCCACTACCGATCCCCGGCGGCTCGAGGAATACCGGAAGGCCCTGGCCGGTCTGGCACGTCAGGGCGAGGGCGACGTCATGGGGAACGCCGAGTTCGAGCTGCGGCGGGCCGTCGAGGGCTGCACCGGCAGCGCACCGGCCCGGGTTCCCGCCGATCGGGCCTCGGTTGTCATCGGCACGGTGGACGAGTCACCGGTCGTACGATCCCAGGTGAGTCCCGACCGGCTGGCCAGGATCGGTGGGCAGGGGTTCGTGATCGAGATGACGGGCGCGCCGGGCCGTCGGCGACGGCTGGTCATCGGGGCCCGCAGCGATCGGGGCGTGCTGGCCGGGGTCTTCCATCTCATCCGTCTGCTGCGGCTCGAGCGTCCACTGCACAGGCTGTCCGTCCTGCAGAAGCCGCACACCGCGCTGCGCATGATGAATCACTGGGACAACTTCGACGGGTCGATCGAGCGTGGCTACGCGGGCACTTCGATCTTCGAGTGGAACAAGCTGCCGGACATCTCCGACCGGGTCGTCGACTATGCGCGGTCCATGGCGTCGATCGGCATCAACGCTTCGGTGCTCAACAACGTGAACGCCAGTGCCGACTTCATCACCAGCGGGATGCTGACCAGACTCAGACCCCTGGCGGCACTTCTCCACTCGTGGGGGATCTCGACCTGGCTGTCCGTCAACTACGCCAGCCCGATGATCCTTACCGCGGACGACGCCGATCCGGTCACGACGGCCGATCCCGCCGATCGACGGGTACAGCGGTGGTGGCGGGACAAGAGCGCCGAGATCTTCAAGAGCCTGCCCGGCTTCGGTGGGTTCCTGGTGAAGGCGAACTCGGAGGGGCAGCCGGGCCCGCTCGACTACGGGCGCACCCATGCCGAGGGCGCGAACATGCTGGCCCGCGCGGTCGCACCGCACGACGGGCAGATCGTCTGGCGCAGCTTCGTCCACGAGGACTTCGGCGACTGGGCGGAGTACCAGTACCGGGTGTTCGCCCCGCTGGACGGCAGGTTCGACGACAACGTCATCCTGCAGACCAAGTACGGACCGATCGACTTCCAGATCCGCGAGCCCGTACACCCCCTGTTCGGCACGATGCGCCACACGAACCAGATGCTGGAACTCCAGCTCACGCAGGAGTACACGGGCCACGAGATCCACACCACCTATCTGGCTCCGCTGTGGCGGGAGGTGCTGACCTTCCCGACGCGGGGGCCCGGCACCGGGCCGACCGTCGCCGACATCCTCTCGGACGGCGATGGCCGAGCGCCGCGGGCGGGCATCGCCGGGGTCAGCAACTTCGGCAACGCCCGTGATTGGACCGGCCATCTGCTGGGAGCGGCGAACACCTACGCCTTCGGCAGGATGTGCTGGAACCCGGACGCCGATCCCCGGGACCTGGCCGCGGAGTGGGCCGCGCAGACCTTCGGCACCGACCGCGCGGTGACCGAGGTGGTGGCCGACATCCTGACGCACTCGGGCCGGACGTACGAGGACTACACCTCGCCACTGGGGATGGGCTACCTCACCGACCCCGGCGGCGACCATCTCGACCCGAGTCCGCTGGGCACCCTCTTCCAGTCGCACCACTCCACGGCCGAGGGCACCGGCTTCGACCGCACCGAGGCGACCGGCAGCGGCTTCACCGGGCTCTACCCACGGCCGTGGCAGAAGCGCTACGAGTCCACGGCGACCTGCCCCGACGACCTGCTGCTGTTCATGCACTGGGTGCCGTACGACCATCGGCTGCGCTCCGGCAAGACGGTCATCCAGCACATCTACGACACGCACTTCACCGGGGTCGACCGCGTCGACCGGTTCCTCGCCGAGTGGCGCGAGGTGTCCGGGGACGTCGACCGGAAGCGCCACGCCGCCATCGAGGCGGGCTTCGAGGCCCAGCGGAAGCACGCGACGTTCTGGCGTGACACGGTGGTCGGATTCTTCTTCGACAAGAGCCGCGTCGTCGACGCGCAGCGGGAATGGCTGCAAGTGGCGCTGAACGGCTCGCGGGTGCTGCTCGGCGGCCGGCCGAACCTCTTGCCGGTCACCGTCACCAATGCCTCGGCACGGGCCCGTGACATCACCGTAGCGCTGCGGCCGCCGTCGGCGTACTGGCACACCGGGCCCGCCGAACGGTCCGCGGCAGGCGCCGCGACCGCGGAGTTCGAGCTGCCGGTCACACCGCCCTTGGCGGGCACCGTCGCCGCCCTGGACCTGGACGTGGCGCCGAAGCTCACCCGGCTCGACGGCCGGCCGCCGTCCCTGGTCGTCGCCCCCGATGGCAGGCGCTGCCTGGTGGCGCTCAACGCCGGTCCGCGGAACGGGACTTCGGCGCCCGGCTACGACGCGCTGACCCCTGATTCGGCCTGGTCCGCGTCGGTGGGCCACGGCTGGGTCGGCCCCGCCCCGTCGGCCAGGGACCGCGGTGGCGAGCCCCTGTTGCGCGACCATCTCTGGCACAACTCGTCCCGGGTACTGCGCGTCGCCCTGCCGGCCGGCAAGCACACCGGGTACGTGCTGGTCGGTGACACCGGCGCCACGGCCTCGCCGACCCGGGTCTCGGTGGACGGCGCCACCGTCGCCACCAGTCCGAAGCAGCCCAGCGGAACCTTCACCTGGCTGGAGCTCCCCCTCGACGGAGGTGCCACCGGCCGCACCACGGACATCACGTTCACGGGGGTGGGCGGCCCCTGGCGGCTGTCCGCGTTCGCCATCACGGATCCGGCCGCCCCGGCACCGTCCCTGGTGGTGCTGAGGACGGCGGCGGATCCGGTGTGGTGGACGGGCCGGGCCAACCCGGTCACGGTGCTGGTACGCAACACCGGCACCGAGGACCGGGACGTCGCCGCCCGGCTGGTCACCCCCGACGGCTGGTCCGGCACCGAGCGGACCGTGACCGTCGCCGCCGGAGCCGAGCGAGAGCTGACGGTCACCGCGACCCCGGTGGCCACTCCGGGGTTCGCCACCGTCGAGATCCGGCTCACCAGCGGCGACGAGGAGATCGAGCGCGGCCGGTCGGTGTCCGTGGTCACCACGCCGCACCCCGGTGACGCGGCCACCGCGTTCGACGCCGGCCCGCCGTCCAGCCCGCTGCTGACCGGGTACACCAGACTGTCGCCCGAGGACGGCTACACCGGCGACCGCGGCTTCGGCTGGGTCGGCAACCGGCCGATCACCCGCGACCGGGGCAACGCCGACGACCTGCGCCGCGACATCGTCATGCAGAAGGGCGAGCCGAGCGTCCTGCGCATCCCGGTGCCGCCGGGCAAGCACACGGTGTGGGTGCTCACCGGCGACTCCCTCACCGATTCGGGTGTCACCACCGTCTCCGAGGACGGCACGGTCCTCGGACGCTCAGGCGACGACAGCCTGCCGAGCCGCGCCTTCGTCTGGTTCTCCTTCGGCCTCGACGGCGGCGCGGACGGGCGCACCGCCGACCTGGAAATCACCGGTTCGAAGCTGAACGGCCTCTGGCGCATCGCGGCCCTGGTCGTCGTCTGA
- a CDS encoding family 43 glycosylhydrolase produces MTSKSARFPAVRGRPGVVLLALLMVLGLGSAHPGPAAADPADPPGTYQNPVMDDVADAFSDPSVIRGKDGYWYAYATQTSMRRDNQGGPWESQHFMPITRSADLVNWTYVGDVFGPDNHPEWRDFESTYYWAPDIRYLNGKYYLYYSVAGDDKNTIALATADHPAGPWKDIGHPVLPYGTTVNQIDPSVFLDSDGQKYLYYGSFRDGGIQAVRLDEEGTAPVGAPVQVVGARRGEAAYVVKRDGWYYLFYSGLGCCARDKGAYPVFVGRAKDPMGPFTDAEGVGLADLHPGGTIVNAPNGNKWVATGHSANVVDKSGQDWILTNGFDRHETDPNWGGRPAMMDRLDWIDGWPTVRAGAWTSEDPQTAPAGDWGSGSTFDDGLDGFDILGHGSWSMGSDADSGRYARGRSRAAVPQLLLPRRAPDGDVRIEADVRLRDGEGRVGLVLASAGRSNHAVAWLDSTGTLSVEVTRDRKVVRKRTARLHANTDPRTWHTLTAEIRDGAAHIQVSSAMLDMPLAELTVDVPEDWRRGGVASTRGSGEADNVGVTRLHTPVTVRQPDPRIGARLPEYDEDFDDGQLDGWKWFGPADGKAADGQYVWPTQDADFSGKGTMASALLRDAPTGTYTVETKLRFPISDAPDGRSQAGLIAFQSPADSIHLAPTRTGPSRQAFLWIGRDRDSWPELQLGPSADTMWLRLRHTVDPKTGEHRFQPATSRDGEHYIWGGVWHLPAGSDPSIGLVSLAGEGVTARFDYVRFYS; encoded by the coding sequence ATGACATCGAAGTCAGCACGGTTCCCCGCGGTCCGGGGCAGACCCGGCGTCGTCCTCCTCGCCCTGCTCATGGTCCTCGGCCTCGGCAGTGCGCACCCCGGACCGGCCGCGGCCGATCCCGCCGATCCGCCCGGGACGTACCAGAACCCCGTGATGGACGACGTCGCGGACGCCTTCTCCGACCCATCGGTCATCCGGGGCAAGGACGGCTACTGGTACGCCTACGCGACCCAGACCAGCATGCGCCGGGACAACCAGGGAGGCCCCTGGGAGTCGCAGCACTTCATGCCGATCACGCGATCGGCCGACCTCGTCAACTGGACCTACGTCGGTGACGTCTTCGGGCCCGACAACCACCCGGAATGGCGCGACTTCGAGAGCACCTACTACTGGGCCCCGGACATCCGGTACCTCAACGGCAAGTACTACCTCTACTATTCGGTCGCCGGAGACGACAAGAACACCATCGCGCTGGCCACCGCGGACCACCCGGCCGGCCCGTGGAAAGACATCGGCCACCCCGTGCTGCCCTACGGGACAACGGTCAATCAGATCGATCCGTCGGTGTTCCTCGACTCCGACGGCCAGAAGTACCTCTACTACGGCTCGTTCCGCGACGGCGGCATCCAGGCGGTGCGCCTCGACGAGGAGGGCACCGCACCGGTCGGCGCCCCGGTGCAGGTGGTCGGCGCCCGGCGTGGCGAGGCCGCGTACGTGGTGAAGCGGGACGGCTGGTACTACCTGTTCTACTCCGGCCTGGGCTGCTGTGCCCGCGACAAGGGCGCGTATCCGGTGTTCGTCGGGCGGGCCAAGGACCCGATGGGCCCGTTCACCGACGCCGAAGGAGTCGGCCTCGCCGACCTGCACCCCGGTGGCACGATCGTCAACGCCCCGAACGGCAACAAATGGGTGGCGACGGGCCACTCGGCGAACGTCGTCGACAAGTCCGGCCAGGACTGGATCCTCACCAACGGATTCGACCGCCACGAGACCGATCCGAACTGGGGCGGACGGCCGGCCATGATGGACCGGCTCGACTGGATCGACGGCTGGCCGACCGTCCGCGCGGGCGCCTGGACCAGCGAGGACCCGCAGACCGCACCCGCGGGCGACTGGGGCTCGGGGAGCACCTTCGACGACGGCCTGGACGGCTTCGACATCCTCGGACACGGCTCGTGGAGCATGGGTTCGGACGCCGACTCGGGACGCTATGCCCGCGGCCGGTCCCGGGCCGCGGTCCCGCAGCTGCTGCTGCCTCGGCGGGCCCCGGACGGCGATGTGAGGATCGAGGCCGACGTTCGGCTGCGCGACGGCGAAGGCCGGGTCGGCCTGGTCCTGGCATCCGCGGGCCGCTCCAACCACGCCGTGGCCTGGCTGGACTCCACCGGCACACTCTCCGTCGAGGTCACCCGGGACCGGAAGGTGGTGCGGAAGCGGACCGCTCGTCTGCACGCGAACACCGATCCGCGGACCTGGCACACGCTCACGGCCGAGATCCGCGACGGGGCGGCGCACATACAGGTCAGCTCGGCCATGCTCGACATGCCGCTGGCCGAGCTGACGGTGGACGTGCCGGAGGACTGGCGCCGCGGCGGTGTCGCCTCGACCCGCGGCTCCGGCGAGGCGGACAACGTCGGCGTGACCCGGCTCCACACGCCGGTGACCGTCAGACAGCCGGACCCCCGGATCGGAGCCCGGCTGCCCGAGTACGACGAGGACTTCGACGACGGCCAGCTGGACGGCTGGAAGTGGTTCGGCCCCGCCGATGGGAAGGCCGCCGACGGCCAGTACGTGTGGCCGACGCAGGATGCGGACTTCTCCGGCAAGGGGACGATGGCATCGGCGCTGCTCCGGGACGCTCCGACCGGCACCTACACGGTCGAGACCAAGCTGCGCTTCCCGATCAGCGACGCCCCCGACGGGCGCAGCCAGGCCGGGTTGATCGCCTTCCAGAGCCCGGCGGACTCGATCCATCTGGCTCCGACACGGACCGGTCCCTCACGGCAGGCCTTCCTGTGGATCGGCCGGGACCGTGACAGCTGGCCGGAGCTGCAGCTGGGCCCGTCGGCCGACACCATGTGGCTGCGGCTGCGCCATACCGTCGATCCGAAGACCGGCGAACACAGATTCCAGCCGGCCACGAGTCGGGACGGTGAGCACTACATCTGGGGCGGGGTCTGGCATCTGCCCGCCGGCTCCGACCCGTCCATCGGCCTCGTCTCCCTGGCCGGTGAGGGAGTGACCGCACGCTTCGACTACGTGCGCTTCTACTCCTGA